The Microbacterium foliorum genome has a window encoding:
- the trpS gene encoding tryptophan--tRNA ligase yields the protein MTKPRLYSGMQPSADSLQIGNYIGALLQWRELQTTNDAFFSVVDLHAITVAQNPAELREKTRRTAAQYIAAGIEPSLSTLYVQSHVRAHAELAWILSTITGFGEAGRMTQFKDKSARQGADATSVGLFTYPVLMAADILLYQTDVVPVGDDQKQHVELTRDLAERFNSRFGETFVVPRPVIQKDTARIYDLQNPTSKMSKSAESDAGVLWMLDDPAKSAKKIMRAVTDTEGSVRFDRETKPGVSNLLTIYSALTGRPVGSIEDEYAGRGYGDFKKGLAEVVVDEFAPVRTRALELLDDPAELDRILAANAAKADAVADATLGAVYDRVGLLRRI from the coding sequence GTGACGAAACCCCGCCTCTACTCAGGAATGCAGCCCTCCGCCGACTCCCTCCAGATCGGCAACTACATCGGAGCGCTGCTGCAGTGGCGGGAGCTGCAGACGACCAACGACGCGTTCTTCTCGGTCGTCGACCTGCACGCCATCACCGTCGCGCAGAACCCCGCAGAGCTGCGCGAGAAGACGCGTCGGACAGCCGCGCAGTACATCGCCGCAGGCATCGAGCCGTCGCTGTCGACGCTGTACGTGCAGTCGCACGTCCGCGCGCACGCGGAGCTCGCGTGGATCCTCTCCACCATCACCGGCTTCGGCGAAGCCGGTCGCATGACCCAGTTCAAAGACAAGTCGGCACGTCAGGGCGCCGACGCCACGAGCGTGGGTCTGTTCACCTACCCGGTGCTGATGGCGGCAGACATCCTGCTCTACCAGACCGATGTGGTGCCTGTCGGAGACGACCAGAAGCAGCACGTCGAACTCACTCGCGACCTCGCCGAGCGCTTCAACTCGCGCTTCGGCGAGACGTTCGTCGTTCCTCGTCCGGTGATCCAGAAGGACACGGCGCGCATCTACGACCTGCAGAACCCCACGTCGAAGATGTCGAAGTCGGCGGAGAGCGACGCCGGTGTGCTGTGGATGCTCGACGATCCCGCCAAGTCGGCGAAGAAGATCATGCGCGCGGTGACCGACACCGAGGGGTCGGTGCGCTTCGACCGCGAGACCAAGCCCGGCGTCTCCAATCTGCTGACGATCTACTCCGCCCTCACCGGCCGCCCGGTCGGATCGATCGAAGACGAGTACGCGGGCCGGGGGTACGGCGACTTCAAGAAGGGTCTGGCCGAGGTCGTCGTCGACGAGTTCGCCCCCGTGCGCACCCGCGCGCTCGAGCTCCTTGATGATCCCGCAGAGCTCGATCGCATCCTCGCCGCGAACGCGGCCAAGGCGGATGCCGTCGCCGATGCCACCCTCGGCGCGGTGTACGACCGGGTGGGACTGCTCCGTCGCATCTGA